The Oikeobacillus pervagus genome has a segment encoding these proteins:
- a CDS encoding YozE family protein: MRKSFYQYLMKYRETPAKDDLSHFANEVFNDHGFPKLSEEYDELSTYLEMNGHYLKSMSTFDESWELYKQDESD, translated from the coding sequence TTGCGAAAGTCATTTTATCAATATTTAATGAAGTATCGCGAAACACCTGCGAAAGACGATCTGTCCCATTTCGCCAATGAAGTATTTAATGATCACGGTTTTCCTAAATTATCGGAGGAATATGATGAGCTAAGTACGTATTTGGAAATGAATGGTCATTATCTTAAAAGCATGTCTACTTTCGATGAAAGTTGGGAGCTGTATAAACAGGATGAAAGTGATTAA
- a CDS encoding DUF4397 domain-containing protein — MKQQQYIQKAYQYHVMADYYKYANPQKHLDYYIKHFYYLNRAIQSPSRLQWRENSQLQFLNAAPETELIDIYVNNRPVVQRLAFGKLSKTLAVPYGNYYIDIYPSGDSTTSIFSKKITIKSGNYLIGATGMNKKLQLLPYDLQVKTAKNEASVRFLHLSPDAPAIDVTVPHGDIVFPDLSYKELSEPLAITPMTLNFILKVAGSKNHIFSLPKFKTNPQKSYTIILIGCIQHHELPSFKIVILEK, encoded by the coding sequence GTGAAACAACAGCAATATATTCAGAAGGCTTATCAATATCATGTCATGGCCGATTATTACAAATATGCAAATCCACAAAAGCATTTAGATTATTATATAAAACATTTTTATTATTTAAATCGTGCAATTCAAAGCCCATCTAGATTACAGTGGAGAGAGAACAGCCAACTTCAATTTCTAAATGCGGCACCAGAGACGGAGCTGATCGATATTTATGTGAATAATCGCCCAGTCGTTCAAAGACTCGCATTCGGTAAATTAAGTAAAACGTTGGCTGTTCCTTACGGCAACTATTATATTGATATTTACCCGTCTGGTGATTCCACGACATCCATATTTAGTAAAAAAATCACCATAAAAAGCGGGAACTACTTAATTGGCGCAACCGGAATGAATAAAAAACTTCAGTTATTACCTTATGATTTACAAGTGAAAACAGCCAAAAACGAAGCTAGTGTCCGTTTTCTACATTTATCTCCTGATGCACCAGCCATAGATGTAACCGTCCCACACGGAGACATTGTATTCCCAGACCTTTCTTATAAAGAATTATCAGAACCTTTAGCCATTACTCCCATGACATTGAATTTTATTTTGAAAGTCGCGGGTAGTAAAAACCACATTTTTTCTCTTCCAAAATTCAAAACGAATCCACAAAAAAGTTATACCATTATCCTCATTGGCTGTATTCAACATCATGAGCTTCCATCGTTTAAAATAGTCATTCTAGAAAAATGA
- a CDS encoding YpmS family protein: MKTKWKRSFFLLLGMNLFILAMIIILIFLPTKNDPLPVDVANQGDDPVQFHVNTNREDLNKIINAYIKKENQKSPIDYQVILKDNVELHGDVKVFSEDVDFKLTFEPKALNNGDLVLKQKGISLGQLKLPVSYILKFARDSYNPPDWIRIMPNDKMIYVSLKKMELKSDMKIRADHFNLKEDDIRFTLLIPTEK, from the coding sequence ATGAAAACGAAATGGAAGCGAAGTTTTTTCTTATTGCTAGGGATGAACCTCTTTATTTTGGCCATGATCATTATTTTGATATTTTTACCAACGAAAAATGATCCATTACCCGTCGATGTGGCGAATCAGGGTGACGACCCCGTGCAATTCCATGTGAATACGAATAGGGAAGATTTAAATAAAATTATTAACGCTTACATTAAAAAGGAAAATCAAAAAAGCCCGATTGATTATCAAGTCATCTTAAAAGATAATGTAGAACTTCACGGGGATGTAAAAGTGTTTTCTGAAGATGTTGATTTCAAATTAACGTTCGAACCCAAAGCGTTAAATAACGGCGATTTGGTGCTAAAACAGAAGGGGATTTCATTAGGTCAATTAAAATTACCTGTTTCTTATATTCTGAAATTTGCACGGGATTCCTATAATCCACCCGACTGGATTCGAATTATGCCAAATGATAAAATGATTTATGTTTCATTGAAAAAAATGGAGTTGAAAAGCGATATGAAAATTCGCGCTGATCATTTTAATTTAAAAGAGGATGATATCCGTTTTACTTTGTTAATTCCAACTGAAAAATAA
- a CDS encoding SGNH/GDSL hydrolase family protein produces the protein MRKTIIFLFAFVMALSGCSLSFNEDVTKQPDEPKNQTASRNMIPKNLHIVSIGDSLTRGIGDSTNQGGYIPYLQKDLENLNEVNRVQIENFGVRGNRTDQLLDRLEKKEVRNALKKSDFVVITIGGNDVMKVFRENIAKLEVEVFEKERTAYEERLNKILSTVRKINSEAGIILIGLYNPFEKWFSNIEEVDDIIADWNQASRNILNQYERSQFVMIADIFQDQEENLLYKDHFHPNDEGYKLIADRVFHSIKGKKLVDLVTKN, from the coding sequence TTGAGAAAAACCATCATTTTTCTCTTCGCTTTTGTAATGGCTCTGTCGGGGTGCTCATTGTCCTTTAATGAGGATGTAACAAAGCAACCAGATGAACCAAAAAATCAAACAGCATCTAGAAATATGATTCCGAAGAATTTGCATATTGTCTCTATCGGGGATTCGCTCACTCGGGGAATTGGAGATAGTACGAATCAGGGTGGATATATTCCTTATTTGCAGAAAGATTTAGAAAATTTAAACGAAGTCAATCGTGTACAAATTGAAAACTTTGGTGTACGCGGGAATCGGACAGACCAATTATTAGATCGGTTAGAAAAGAAAGAAGTACGAAATGCGCTAAAGAAATCCGATTTTGTTGTCATTACAATTGGTGGAAATGATGTGATGAAAGTATTTCGAGAAAATATCGCAAAGCTTGAGGTGGAAGTATTTGAGAAGGAACGTACTGCTTATGAAGAACGATTAAATAAGATCTTATCAACCGTGAGAAAAATTAATTCGGAAGCTGGAATCATTTTGATTGGTCTTTATAATCCCTTCGAAAAATGGTTCTCGAACATAGAAGAAGTAGATGATATTATTGCGGACTGGAACCAAGCAAGTAGAAATATCCTGAATCAATATGAAAGATCTCAATTTGTCATGATAGCTGATATTTTTCAAGATCAAGAAGAAAATTTACTTTATAAAGATCATTTTCATCCGAATGATGAAGGATATAAACTGATTGCAGACCGGGTTTTTCATAGTATTAAAGGTAAGAAACTCGTTGATTTAGTAACGAAAAATTAG
- a CDS encoding PCYCGC motif-containing (lipo)protein, which produces MKKWSVLYFAILFSLMGLLAGCNTSNESKSDEHHTENEEASSHESHGSHEDMASGDIQETTNSVDEIPSFLKDKDENMKAIYIAAAKHPEVLKYMPCYCGCGDSVGHKSNLNCFVHEIDQDKVVWDDHGTRCGVCLEIAAQSVLMYNDGKSLKDIRQQIDQQYKEGYAKPTPTPMPS; this is translated from the coding sequence ATGAAAAAGTGGAGCGTTTTATATTTTGCCATTTTATTTTCATTAATGGGGCTCCTTGCAGGGTGCAATACATCTAATGAATCCAAAAGCGATGAGCATCATACGGAAAATGAAGAGGCAAGTTCACATGAATCTCACGGCTCTCATGAAGATATGGCAAGTGGAGATATTCAGGAAACAACGAATTCAGTTGATGAAATCCCATCTTTTTTAAAGGATAAGGATGAGAATATGAAGGCCATCTACATAGCCGCAGCTAAGCATCCGGAAGTGCTAAAATATATGCCTTGCTATTGTGGGTGCGGTGATTCTGTTGGACATAAAAGTAATCTGAATTGCTTCGTGCATGAGATCGATCAGGACAAAGTTGTATGGGATGATCATGGTACAAGATGTGGAGTTTGTCTGGAAATTGCTGCCCAATCTGTATTAATGTATAATGATGGAAAATCATTAAAAGACATTCGTCAACAAATCGATCAACAATATAAAGAAGGCTATGCGAAGCCGACGCCAACTCCGATGCCAAGCTAG